One region of Dysidea avara chromosome 1, odDysAvar1.4, whole genome shotgun sequence genomic DNA includes:
- the LOC136258496 gene encoding uncharacterized protein isoform X1 produces the protein MCSRSRLKIGLLFFSSAGLLLWYTNVFSGHRFTDHSDGDLPLPGVTEQYLVADAKQEGTNVINQDLCVVVNITQSMDVSLIGGYRMKLVCAVFTNIETDPANVAIRWSGMGLKSMWVHQSSVSHQADKYQRQLSFRPWLDIHAGQYTCHVMMKDSQCTVEKTITVGSRYRGLLNSRSSTGKFQYDSPKPSTWFPNGNLCGEESVWKDYATFHHSVLSGQKSGQYLMFDCTQGVCGGYGNRMHGITILLMFAILTKRVFLLQMTKPVDINLHLLPNAIQWNYTPPAGINSKLFNLHGTKNFYLNYKAFETILSGHNTKYDLIKVQIDFGFFYYLVMMSDYLLSNMISTFQLKTNYDCVMMYGCVFNYLFKYKPETIKSIEAMQSKLGLETGRFVSLHVRSHINDGWVFNPLHLDIPWQPMFECALKAAKALSHKMNISKVPIYLATDHQNVIDYVQKFYKNDVIVSQAPKFHIDHARYSGPNAFDQYNNGLVGILSDIEISSRAAVLVRSADSTMSEVIGAIHFLSPQHNLHPFYFYNKLSICEQ, from the exons ATGTGTTCTCGATCGCGGCTGAAAATTGGTCTCCTGTTTTTTTCATCTGCTGgattacttttgtggtatacTAACGTTTTCAGTGGACATAGATTTACAG ACCACAGTGATGGTGATCTACCACTTCCAGGTGTGACTGAGCAATACCTAGTTGCAGATGCTAAACAGGAAG GTACAAATGTTATCAACCAAGACCTGTGTGTTGTGGTAAATATTACCCAATCTATGGATGTATCACTGATTGGTGGTTACAGAATGAAGCTTGTGTGTGCAGTATTTACTAACATAGAAACTGACCCTGCTAATGTTGCTATTCGCTGGAGTGGTATGGGTCTAAAGTCCATGTGGGTACATCAGTCATCAGTCTCACACCAAGCAGATAAATATCAAAGACAACTATCGTTCAGGCCATGGCTTGATATACATGCAGGACAGTACACATGTCATGTGATGATGAAAGACTCACAGTGTACAGTAGAAAAAACTATCACAGTTGGAA gTAGATATCGTGGTTTACTCAATTCCAGGAGTTCTACAGGAAAATTTCAGTATGACTCACCTAAACCCAGCACGTGGTTTCCAAATGGGAATCTTTGTGGAGAAGAGAGTGTTTGGAAAGACTATGCTACGTTTCACCATTCTGTGTTATCTGGGCAAAAGTCAGGACAATATTTGATGTTCGACTGTACACAAGGTGTGTGTGGTggctatggtaacaggatgcatGGCATCACTATTTTGCTGATGTTTGCAATTTTGACTAAACGTGTATTTCTTTTACAAATGACTAAACCTGTTGACATTAATTTGCATTTGTTGCCAAATGCTATCCAGTGGAACTACACACCACCAGCGGGAATTAACAGCAAGTTATTTAATTTACATGGTACAAAGAATTTTTATTTAAATTACAAAGCATTTGAAACTATTTTAAGTGGTCATAATACTAAGTATGATTTAATTAAAGTACAGATTGACTTTGGTTTCTTTTATTACCTGGTAATGATGAGTGATTATTTGTTATCTAACATGATATCAACGTTTCAGTTGAAGACTAATTACGACTGTGTAATGATGTATGGCTGTGTTTTCAATTACCTGTTCAAGTATAAACCAGAAACTATCAAGTCAATTGAAGCAATGCAATCCAAACTTGGTCTGGAGACAGGAAGGTTTGTATCGCTACATGTTAGAAGTCACATTAATGATGGGTGGGTGTTTAATCCACTACATTTAGATATCCCCTGGCAGCCGATGTTTGAATGTGCTCTTAAGGCTGCTAAGGCACTTAGTCACAAAATGAATATTTCAAAGGTACCCATATATTTGGCTACTGATCATCAGAACGTCATTGATTATGTTCAGAAATTCTACAAAAATGATGTCATTGTTAGTCAAGCACCTAAATTCCATATTGATCATGCAAGATACAGTGGACCTAATGCATTTGACCAGTATAACAATGGACTAGTTGGCATATTATCTGATATTGAGATTTCATCCAGAGCAGCAGTGCTTGTTCGATCAGCAGACAGTACTATGTCAGAAGTGATCGGTGCAATTCATTTCCTTTCACCACAACACAATTTGCATCCTTTTTACTTTTATAACAAGTTATCTATTTGTGAACAGTAA
- the LOC136248948 gene encoding uncharacterized protein codes for MMNTDVSNDLILYDVNPVGEEIGRGAYGRVFEVEYQGTSCAAKEVHELLLQYSQGEDRRKIVADFIHECQIWSTIRHPHIVQFLGVYYHSNDEYRLPVMVMEKMQHSLRSLVEKYAQIPLNVKLCILDEVCLGLRYLHSRNPPIVHRDLTPNNILLSSRLEAKITDLGVAKVMQTDNKMTMTKIPGTPGFMPPEALTKRPLYGPPLDIFSFGGVMLNAITQQWPEPTDREQLNTATGRWELVSEVIRRQNYINMFTGNARGLISLVTSCLNDNPVERPLVMQVSIDIKKAKDTCSQMTDRDGMSPIVWWAEVSGQYQQDANMLVNEGKMLQPPITPQSKPVVPAPLTSPPLPSITNKDTSMEQSNQHPETNLNDETVEIKWQEGAPSPVGSAVNILALHKGKIYMGGGNEDELKPSYRIDVYDPTKNLWSPSPIITPSYWFAMTTLNDRLVIAGGKSRCSEVTNEVFSLDDNRLILTEYTRMVTPKSNAAAAGYRGILILAGGKDNKGKVLASTELFDSVTRQWYTSDDLLVPHWGLQSVIVDNVLYLLGGINQNDASKSIFTAPLDTLLSHKLKWSHHKDFVWRRSSPISFEDRCLLLLGGWKERGDYTLYSAEVHMFSKVSQRWKVIGEMLSPRCGPATLGIPDHKIVVIGGVDLMGSYTNTVWIGSCESFYTYNVYAATY; via the exons ATGATGAATACCGACGTTTCCAACGATCTGATTCTCTATGATGTCAATCCTGTGGGAGAGGAAATCGGTCGTGGTGCTTATGGGAGAGTTTTTGAGGTAGAATACCAAGGAACGTCCTGTGCCGCCAAAGAGGTGCACGAGCTGTTGTTACAATATTCACAGGGCGAAGATCGCCGCAAAATCGTAGCCGACTTTATTCATGAATGTCAGATATGGAGTACTATACGTCATCCACACATCGTTCAATTCCTAG GAGTATACTATCACTCCAACGACGAATACAGGTTGCCTGTTATGGTAATGGAGAAGATGCAACACAGCCTGAGGAGTTTAGTGGAGAAGTATGCCCAGATACCATTAAATGTGAAGCTCTGTATACTAGATGAAGTGTGTCTTGGATTAAGATACCTCCACAGCAGAAATCCACCAATTGTGCATCGTGACCTTACTCCTAATAACATATTGTTAAGCAGCCGTCTAGAAGCTAAGATAACTGATCTAGGTGTTGCAAAGGTGATGCAGACTGACAACAAAATGACAATGACGAAAATTCCTGGAACACCAGGGTTTATGCCTCCTGAGGCCCTTACTAAAAGACCACTCTATGGTCCTCCACTGGATATCTTCTCCTTTGGAGGAGTGATGCTTAATGCTATTACTCAGCAGTGGCCTGAGCCTACTGACCGAGAACAGCTCAACACTGCTACTGGCCGATGGGAATTAGTATCAGAGGTAATCAGACGTCAAAACTACATCAATATGTTCACTGGGAATGCTAGAGGATTAATATCATTAGTGACATCATGTTTGAATGATAACCCAGTGGAACGTCCCTTAGTAATGCAAGTTTCCATTGACATTAAGAAGGCAAAAGACACCTGTAGTCAGATGACTGACCGTGATGGAATGAGCCCCATTGTGTGGTGGGCTGAGGTGTCTGGTCAGTATCAACAG GATGCCAACATGCTGGTAAATGAAGGGAAGATGCTCCAACCACCTATTACCCCTCAGTCTAAACCAGTAGTGCCTGCACCCCTTACATCACCTCCACTTCCTTCAATCACTAACAAAGACACTTCAATG GAACAATCAAATCAGCACCCTGAAACAAATTTAAATGATGAAACAGTGGAGATAAAATGGCAAGAAGGAGCCCCTTCACCAGTTGGCAGTGCAGTCAACATTCTAGCATTACATAAGGGGAAAATTTACATGGGAGGAGGAAATGAGGATGAATTAAAACCATCATACAGAATTGATGTGTATGACCCAACTAAAAACTTGTGGAGCCCTTCTCCCATCATTACACCAAGCTATTGGTTTGCTATGACCACTCTCAATGACAGATTAGTTATTGCAGGTGGAAAGTCTAGATGTAGTGAAGTCACCAATGAAGTGTTCTCATTAGATGACAATCGGTTGATCTTAACAGAGTACACAAGGATGGTTACACCAAAGAGTAATGCAGCAGCTGCTGGTTATCGTGGAATTTTGATACTTGCAGGAGGCAAGGACAACAAGGGAAAAGTTTTAGCCTCTACAGAACTGTTTGACAGTGTTACTAGACAATGGTACACTAGTGATGATTTACTGGTGCCTCACTGGGGACTGCAGTCAGTGATAGTGGATAATGTTCTCTACCTGTTAGGGGGAATCAACCAAAACGATGCCTCTAAAAGTATATTTACTGCTCCACTAGACACCTTGCTATCCCACAAGCTGAAATGGAGCCACCATAAAGACTTTGTGTGGCGGCGCTCATCTCCTATCAGCTTTGAAGATAGGTGTTTACTGTTACTAGGAGGCTGGAAGGAAAGAGGAGATTATACTCTATACAGTGCAGAAGTTCACATGTTTAGTAAAGTAAGTCAGCGCTGGAAAGTAATTGGAGAGATGCTTTCACCAAGATGTGGACCAGCTACTCTAGGTATACCTGATCATAAAATAGTTGTAATAGGAGGAGTAGATCTTATGGGAAGCTATACTAACACTGTATGGATAGGTTCATGTGAATCATTCTACACATACAATGTATATGCTGCTACGTACTAA
- the LOC136258496 gene encoding uncharacterized protein isoform X2 yields MDVSLIGGYRMKLVCAVFTNIETDPANVAIRWSGMGLKSMWVHQSSVSHQADKYQRQLSFRPWLDIHAGQYTCHVMMKDSQCTVEKTITVGSRYRGLLNSRSSTGKFQYDSPKPSTWFPNGNLCGEESVWKDYATFHHSVLSGQKSGQYLMFDCTQGVCGGYGNRMHGITILLMFAILTKRVFLLQMTKPVDINLHLLPNAIQWNYTPPAGINSKLFNLHGTKNFYLNYKAFETILSGHNTKYDLIKVQIDFGFFYYLVMMSDYLLSNMISTFQLKTNYDCVMMYGCVFNYLFKYKPETIKSIEAMQSKLGLETGRFVSLHVRSHINDGWVFNPLHLDIPWQPMFECALKAAKALSHKMNISKVPIYLATDHQNVIDYVQKFYKNDVIVSQAPKFHIDHARYSGPNAFDQYNNGLVGILSDIEISSRAAVLVRSADSTMSEVIGAIHFLSPQHNLHPFYFYNKLSICEQ; encoded by the exons ATGGATGTATCACTGATTGGTGGTTACAGAATGAAGCTTGTGTGTGCAGTATTTACTAACATAGAAACTGACCCTGCTAATGTTGCTATTCGCTGGAGTGGTATGGGTCTAAAGTCCATGTGGGTACATCAGTCATCAGTCTCACACCAAGCAGATAAATATCAAAGACAACTATCGTTCAGGCCATGGCTTGATATACATGCAGGACAGTACACATGTCATGTGATGATGAAAGACTCACAGTGTACAGTAGAAAAAACTATCACAGTTGGAA gTAGATATCGTGGTTTACTCAATTCCAGGAGTTCTACAGGAAAATTTCAGTATGACTCACCTAAACCCAGCACGTGGTTTCCAAATGGGAATCTTTGTGGAGAAGAGAGTGTTTGGAAAGACTATGCTACGTTTCACCATTCTGTGTTATCTGGGCAAAAGTCAGGACAATATTTGATGTTCGACTGTACACAAGGTGTGTGTGGTggctatggtaacaggatgcatGGCATCACTATTTTGCTGATGTTTGCAATTTTGACTAAACGTGTATTTCTTTTACAAATGACTAAACCTGTTGACATTAATTTGCATTTGTTGCCAAATGCTATCCAGTGGAACTACACACCACCAGCGGGAATTAACAGCAAGTTATTTAATTTACATGGTACAAAGAATTTTTATTTAAATTACAAAGCATTTGAAACTATTTTAAGTGGTCATAATACTAAGTATGATTTAATTAAAGTACAGATTGACTTTGGTTTCTTTTATTACCTGGTAATGATGAGTGATTATTTGTTATCTAACATGATATCAACGTTTCAGTTGAAGACTAATTACGACTGTGTAATGATGTATGGCTGTGTTTTCAATTACCTGTTCAAGTATAAACCAGAAACTATCAAGTCAATTGAAGCAATGCAATCCAAACTTGGTCTGGAGACAGGAAGGTTTGTATCGCTACATGTTAGAAGTCACATTAATGATGGGTGGGTGTTTAATCCACTACATTTAGATATCCCCTGGCAGCCGATGTTTGAATGTGCTCTTAAGGCTGCTAAGGCACTTAGTCACAAAATGAATATTTCAAAGGTACCCATATATTTGGCTACTGATCATCAGAACGTCATTGATTATGTTCAGAAATTCTACAAAAATGATGTCATTGTTAGTCAAGCACCTAAATTCCATATTGATCATGCAAGATACAGTGGACCTAATGCATTTGACCAGTATAACAATGGACTAGTTGGCATATTATCTGATATTGAGATTTCATCCAGAGCAGCAGTGCTTGTTCGATCAGCAGACAGTACTATGTCAGAAGTGATCGGTGCAATTCATTTCCTTTCACCACAACACAATTTGCATCCTTTTTACTTTTATAACAAGTTATCTATTTGTGAACAGTAA